One stretch of Micromonospora echinospora DNA includes these proteins:
- a CDS encoding SigE family RNA polymerase sigma factor — MNRAEEDEYRQFVTARLESLRRTAYLLCREWHTADDLVSITIGKLYRHWRRVRAAENVDAYVRGMLTNAWLDERRRPWRRERATDEVPEQVDLALPYAALADRQALLDLLDQLPARRRAVIVLRFYCDLSVEQTAEALGISPGTVKSQAARGLDTLRVLATNASGRPMEEWA; from the coding sequence GTGAACCGGGCCGAGGAAGACGAGTACCGGCAGTTCGTCACCGCCCGGCTGGAGTCGTTGCGCCGCACCGCGTACCTCCTGTGCCGCGAGTGGCACACCGCCGACGACCTGGTCTCCATCACGATCGGCAAGCTCTACCGGCACTGGCGCCGGGTCCGCGCGGCGGAGAACGTCGACGCGTACGTGCGCGGAATGCTCACCAACGCCTGGCTGGACGAGCGGCGGCGGCCCTGGCGGCGCGAGCGGGCGACCGACGAGGTGCCGGAGCAGGTCGATCTGGCGTTGCCGTACGCCGCCCTGGCTGACCGGCAGGCGCTGCTCGACCTGCTGGACCAGTTGCCGGCGCGGCGGCGGGCGGTGATCGTGCTGCGCTTCTACTGCGACCTGTCCGTGGAGCAGACCGCCGAGGCGTTAGGAATCAGCCCCGGCACGGTGAAGAGCCAGGCGGCCCGCGGTCTCGACACGCTCCGCGTCCTCGCCACCAACGCGTCGGGCCGACCCATGGAGGAGTGGGCATGA